The Vagococcus entomophilus genomic sequence TCAATAAAAGAAGCCGCTTGTGTGGGGGTATTTTGAGCTTCTTGCACTAAGTTTAAAATCTTACTAAAAACGGTTTGGTCGCTAGTAGTGGTAACGCAAAGAGTCAATTGTTCCGACAAATTGATAGTACCAGCAAATAGTGGATCCTGTTTATTTTTCGTTGCGGGCATAGATTCACCATTAATTGCAGACTCATCAATCAAACTTTCTTGACTCAGTAAATAACCATCTATAGGCATACTGTCACCTTTTGGTACAAGTACATAATCATTAACTTTAAGCTGATCCACTGGGACTTCTTTGACGGTCTGATTGTCTAAGAGTAGTTGAGCTGTTTCTGGTTGTAAGGACAAGAGCCCTTCAATTTCTTTTTTGCTTTTATTTGTTGTATATTCTTCTAAGGTGCCACTTAATGAAAAAATAAAGGTTAGCATTGTTCCTTCAAAATAGTAGTGGATCGAACAAGCACCAATTGCTGCGAGTATCATCAGTAAGTCGACATTGAATTTCTTTTCCTGGATGGTTTCCATAATTCCTTCTTTTGTTTGGAAGTAACCACCAAAAACAATTCCCATCATGAAAAAAGTAGTTGAAAAATGTGAATGAGTAGTAGAGAGAAGCCAACCGATTAATAGCGAACCTCCACAAATAATCGTAAATAATAGTTTGATATTTTTTATATATTTATGTAACATTAAAATTCCTCCTTATGTTGCTAGAATAACAAAGGAAAAATATAAATGATAATGAAATAACTTTTAATGATAATGAAAATGATTCTCTTTTGCTAAAAAAAATAAAAAAAGTTGGTAAATAAGCTTTTTTAAAAGATATAAATAACAAATGAGAGTAACTATCATTCTTATATAAATTATAATTATTATTATTTAGACAAAAAATGAGACAAAAGCAACGAACACTTTTGTCTCATATTCAATAGTTAAATAAAATCAACATCAATTTTGGTCCGAATTAGCGATTGAACGCCCAATAACCAATCAAAATGGCTCCAAGGATGATACGATACCAACCGAATGCTTTGAAATCATTTGTTTTAATATAGCCAATAAAGAATTTGATAACGACAATCGAAACAAAAAATGCGACAATACAACCAACCATTAGGATGATAAATTCTGAAAAGGTAAATGAGTTTCCGCGCATAAAAAACTTAAGCAGCTTGATGCCACTTGCACCAAACATAGCTGGAATACTTAGGAAAAAGGAGAATTCTGTGGCAACGAATCGAGAACAGCCAATTAAAATGGCACCAATGATTGTTGCTCCAGAACGAGAGGTTCCAGGCATTAGAGCAAGTACTTGGAAACAACCGATTAAAAATGCTGCTTTATAAGTAAAATGACCAAAGTCTTTACATTTAGGAACACGATTTTTATTATAATTTTCTACTATAATGAATAGTACTCCGTAAAGAATGAGCATGATGGCAATCGGTAAAAATTTATGGAAATGTTCTTCCAAGAAATCATCCAAAGGTAGCCCTAAAACCAGTGCTGGAATCGACCCGATGACAACTTTAAACCATAATGACCAGGTAGCCTCTTTTTCTTGACGATTTTTTTGAGGCGAAAACGGGTTTAATTTGTGGAAAAAAAGCACACAAACAGCTAGAATAGCACCTAGTTGAATGACGACATTAAACATTTCCTTAAAGGCTGGTGTTGCTTCTAATTTTAAAAATTCATCGACTAAGATTAAGTGTCCTGTACTACTGATAGGCAGCCATTCTGTTATTCCTTCAACAATACCTAAAATAATCGCTTTAAAGAGATTAAACCAATCCATTTCTTCAATCCTTTCTTTTTAGAACATACAGTAATAAGTATAACGATATTTGAAGAAAAAACCAATGAGTTTTTTGTTTCGAAATAAAATCTAACAATAACTTAAATTTTTTATTTAAAATCGGTACAATTGTTGAAAATTAAGGGAAGATTCATTATACTTAGGAAGTAAGTGGAAATAAAACAAAAGAGGTGCAAGCGAATGTTTGGATTTTTAAAGAAAAAAGATAAAGCAGAAAAAGACTATTTATTACACGCTGTTGCAGATGGAGAGGCTATTGAGATCACACAAGTCAATGATCCAGTATTTTCACAAAAAATGATGGGAGACGGCTATGCAGTATTGCCAACCTCTGGAGACATCTACGCACCTATTAAAGGAAAAGTCTTAAGTGTATTTCCGACAAAACATGCTGTAGGCATGAAGATGGACAATGGCTTAGAAGTCTTGTTACATATGGGGGTAGATACCGTTTCTTTAGAGGGGGCTCCTTTTGAAATTAAAGTAAAAGAAGGCCAAAGCGTTGATGAGCATACACTCATTGCCAAAGTGGACCTACAAGCGTTAAAAAAAGCAGAAAAAAACAATGATATGATTGTTATTTTGACCAACATGGACCAAGTTGCAAGCTACGAATTAAGTAAAACTGGTTCGGTTACGGCGGGCGAAGTAATTGGTGAAGTAACAGCTAAATAAAATCAAACCAAATCAAAAACGAAGCGAGTGCTTACTTTTCACTGGCTTCGTTTTTTTGATTAACTATTTTTTCCCTGTTCAATATAAGAAGTATCATTAATGCTTTTGATTGTAAATACTCCGTTTTGATACTCGACCTTAGAAACACTTGCATTACTAATCGAAGTATAAACTGGAATCGTTGGATCAATTAAATTTAAAAAGTTGGCAATCGTTAATCCATGAGATACGACCAGTAGGTTGCCTCCTTTTGCACAAGCATGCTTTTTAGCAATATCTGCAAAACCACTATGAATTCTTTGAGTAAGTGTTTCATAAGTTTCTGCCCAATTTGCTGTATCCAATTCATAAATTGCATCTGAGAAGTCTTTGAAGGTCGGATGAGTTTTAAGCAATTCTTCTGGAGTTTTACAGTCTTTGTCTCTAAGGATTAACTCGGTCAACTCAGAGTTTAAACTGCCTTCAAAGCTTCCAAAATTCCATTCGCGGATTCGCTTATCCGTATGGTGCTGGATCCGCGAGTCTTGATTTTCGTTTAAAATAATTTTGGCTGTTTCAATTGCTCGTCCACTATCGCTTGAATAAGCAGCAACGAAGGGCGTTGCCTTTAGGCCTTTACCTAAATGACTTACGACAGTTGCACCAGTAGTCGTAAGCGGGGTATCAGACCATCCTTGGACTTTATCTAAAGTGTTAAACATTGTTTTCCCATGTCTCGTTAGGTACAGGGTGATTTTTCTTTGCGTCATGGTAATGAAATTCCTCCAGTATTAATAAAAGTAAAAGAAAGAGCCATCCTGTTCGTAAGAAGGACAGCTTTTTTAGTTGAAGAACGGGTTAGTCGCTTTTTCATATCCAATCGTTGTAGGTTCTCTATGTCCAGGATAGGCAACCAGATCATCTGGTAAAATGAACAATTGTGTTTGAATACTGTGAATGAGCTGTTCATGGTTTCCTGTATATAAGTCACTACGCCCAACGCTCCCCTTAAACAAGGCATCTCCAGTTAGCACAAATGTATCAAAAATAAAACTTACACTTCCAATTGAATGCCCAGGAGTGGGGACGACACGAAAGTTCATGCCACCAAGCTGATACTCTTTCATCTCAAATTCAAATTCAGCGGGTGCAACAACAATATCTGCAATATCATCATGGCGTGACAGGCCTGACAAATTGTGAATGGGGTTCCCTAACCATTCTTGCTCTAATGGACTCACATAAACAGGGATTTGGTAAATATGACGCAATTCTTCTACTGCTCCAATATGGTCATAATGTGTATGTGTCAATAAAATAGCGACGGGGACCTTTGCTAAGTTTTTAATGGACTGAATAATGTTTAAAGAGTCTGTTCCAGGATCAATAATTAACAGGTTCTCATCATGATAGACTAAGTAACAATTTTCATCGATTGTTCCAGTAGGGATGCGTAAAATATCTGGCAAGTTGAGTCCTCCTTTTTTTATACAACCCTAGTATAGCGTAAAAAAAGCAAAATGCCAAAGAGAATGGACAGGATTGTCCGAGGTAGTTGTGTGATCGTAGGAAACTGAAATCTTGTTAAAGAATGAAGGGAAATCGCTCCTTTTAGCATAGAAAATTGAAATATGTGTTATAATAGCGTTGAGTTTTACAAACATGTAAGAGAAGGAGAGTAAGTATGACAGAAAATAATCAAACAATGAATTCCACCCAGGCTAAAGTAAATCCTCAGAATCGTTTGGTTCCAATGGAAGGTGTTGAAAATTTCCGAGATATGGGGGGGTATTTGACCAAAGATGGGAAGCAAGTAAAGTATGGTCATTTATATCGTTCCTCTGCTCTTTATTATCTAACGGAAAAAGATAAGGAATTATTTCGTGATCTGGGAATCCAAGTGATTTTTGATTATCGCGACGAGCCAGAAGTGGTTAAAGAGCCAGATCCTGTTTTGGAAAATGTCCAAAATATTCGTGTTCCAGCAAACCTTACGAATGAGGAGATTGGAAATGAGGATATCATGTCAGACGAGTATAAAAAGAATTTGAAAAAAGAAGGACTCGCTGATTTTTATAAAGAAATTGCCTTCAATAATCCTTCTTACAAGCGCCTTTTTGAAGTTGCTTTGGATGATGAGGTAGAGAGTCTTGTTCATCACTGCGCTGCTGGAAAGGACCGAACAGGAGTTGGAGCTGCCATGCTTCTTATGGCCTTAGGTGTACCAAGAGAATCAATTATGGAAGACTATTTGCTCAGTACTGAGTTTTTACCTGAATATATCGAACGTAATACAGCTCCAGCTAAGGCTCATTATTCACCAGAACAATTTGAAAATTTTCGTAACTATTTTATTGTGAAAGCTGACTACTTACAAACATTTTTTGACTCAATTGATGCGGTATATGAGGGTGATGACTGGTTATTTTTAGAAAAAGAATATCAAATTAATCAATTTTATCGTGAAAAATTACGAAAAAAATATTTGGAGTATTAAAATAGTGCAATCTAGATAAAAGTGTGACTACAACAGAGCCACACTTTTTTTTTATACAAAAATATGCTATAATATATGTGTACCATTCGTACACCCTGAATATTTTGGGGGCGTTACGGATTCGACAGGTATAGTTTGAGCTTGAATTGCGTTTCGTAGGTTACGGCTACGTAAAAACGTTACAGTTAAATATAACTGCTAAAAACGAAAACAATACTTTCGCTTTAGCTGCCTAAAAACAGCGGGTGAAGATCCTCTTGGCATCGCCCATGTGCTCAAGTAAGGGTCTCAAATTCAGTGGGATACGTTAAACTTTTCCGTCTGTAAAGTTTAAAAGAGAATACCAGACTAGCAATACAGAATGCCTGTCACTCGGCAAGCTGT encodes the following:
- a CDS encoding PTS sugar transporter subunit IIA: MFGFLKKKDKAEKDYLLHAVADGEAIEITQVNDPVFSQKMMGDGYAVLPTSGDIYAPIKGKVLSVFPTKHAVGMKMDNGLEVLLHMGVDTVSLEGAPFEIKVKEGQSVDEHTLIAKVDLQALKKAEKNNDMIVILTNMDQVASYELSKTGSVTAGEVIGEVTAK
- a CDS encoding histidine phosphatase family protein; its protein translation is MTQRKITLYLTRHGKTMFNTLDKVQGWSDTPLTTTGATVVSHLGKGLKATPFVAAYSSDSGRAIETAKIILNENQDSRIQHHTDKRIREWNFGSFEGSLNSELTELILRDKDCKTPEELLKTHPTFKDFSDAIYELDTANWAETYETLTQRIHSGFADIAKKHACAKGGNLLVVSHGLTIANFLNLIDPTIPVYTSISNASVSKVEYQNGVFTIKSINDTSYIEQGKNS
- a CDS encoding tyrosine-protein phosphatase produces the protein MTENNQTMNSTQAKVNPQNRLVPMEGVENFRDMGGYLTKDGKQVKYGHLYRSSALYYLTEKDKELFRDLGIQVIFDYRDEPEVVKEPDPVLENVQNIRVPANLTNEEIGNEDIMSDEYKKNLKKEGLADFYKEIAFNNPSYKRLFEVALDDEVESLVHHCAAGKDRTGVGAAMLLMALGVPRESIMEDYLLSTEFLPEYIERNTAPAKAHYSPEQFENFRNYFIVKADYLQTFFDSIDAVYEGDDWLFLEKEYQINQFYREKLRKKYLEY
- a CDS encoding undecaprenyl-diphosphate phosphatase; translated protein: MDWFNLFKAIILGIVEGITEWLPISSTGHLILVDEFLKLEATPAFKEMFNVVIQLGAILAVCVLFFHKLNPFSPQKNRQEKEATWSLWFKVVIGSIPALVLGLPLDDFLEEHFHKFLPIAIMLILYGVLFIIVENYNKNRVPKCKDFGHFTYKAAFLIGCFQVLALMPGTSRSGATIIGAILIGCSRFVATEFSFFLSIPAMFGASGIKLLKFFMRGNSFTFSEFIILMVGCIVAFFVSIVVIKFFIGYIKTNDFKAFGWYRIILGAILIGYWAFNR
- a CDS encoding MBL fold metallo-hydrolase; this encodes MPDILRIPTGTIDENCYLVYHDENLLIIDPGTDSLNIIQSIKNLAKVPVAILLTHTHYDHIGAVEELRHIYQIPVYVSPLEQEWLGNPIHNLSGLSRHDDIADIVVAPAEFEFEMKEYQLGGMNFRVVPTPGHSIGSVSFIFDTFVLTGDALFKGSVGRSDLYTGNHEQLIHSIQTQLFILPDDLVAYPGHREPTTIGYEKATNPFFN